The genomic window GCTATGCCGCCCGTTCCATCCGGCCGGGTTCCGCGCCCGTTCGTTCCGCCAGGCGGACGGTTTGGGGCGGTCAGCGCTCGGAGCGGCGCTGGATGAAGGCGGCGATGCCGGGAACCGTGAAGGCGAGCCGTCCGCGTTCGGGCGCGTAGACGAGCCCCTTGGCGATCAGGGCGGCGCGGGTGGTGGAGAGTTGGCTGGGACTCTTGCCCATCCGCGCGCCGACTTGGCCGACAGCCACCGCGTCCACGCCCGGGTCGGGGCTGGACGCCGGAGGGAGCATGGCCTCGAGGAAGGTCCGTTCCGCCTTGGTCGCGCGTTCCCATCGGCTGGTGAAAAAGCCGTCGTCGAGTTCGGCCCAGCCGTCCTCGATGGCTTGGCGGGCGTCCGTCTGGTCGATCTCCGTGCCTTCGGCCAGCCGCCAGGCGTGATATCCGAAGGTTTGCAGAAAGAACGGGTAGCCCTGGGATTCGCCTGCGATGAGATCAAGGCCCGCGCTGTTGAAGCGGACGCCCAACCGCTCGGCCGGTTGTGCGAGGGCGGCCCGCGAGGACTCGTGGTCCAGTTTGTCCACCACCGTGTAGCTGAAACGCTCGGCGTAGGAGCGCACGGCGGCCAATTTGCCCCGAACGGACGGGAGGCCCGCGCCGACCAGAATGAACGGCCACCCGCGTTGCGCGGCTCGGTGCTGGGCGGCGATCACAGCGCCGGTCACGGTAGGGTCAAGGTCCTGCAACTCGTCGATGAACAGAGCCAATCCAGTTCCGTCTTTGGCCAAACGCGGCCCGAGCGTGTCCACCACGTCGAGCAACGCCAGTTCGAGGTCAACCGGTGATTGGCCGGGCTCATGGCGCCCGATCGCGATGCCGCCTCCCGTCAGCCCGGCGTTGAGCGAGAACGAGTCGATCGCTTTTACGGCTTCGGCGAAGCCCCGGCGCCGGACCACCTTGTGGCGGACGCGCTCAAGTTCGCGGGCCAACCGCCGACCGGCCGATCCGAGCTCCGGGTCCGCGCCGGCCGCCTCGAGGTTCATGGTCTGCCAG from Bifidobacteriaceae bacterium includes these protein-coding regions:
- a CDS encoding ATP-binding protein, giving the protein MDQRSNPFSPGAGLRPPELAGRQKQLADFEAMMARSATGLPSSPLVLFGLRGVGKTVLLEAFQARAEDAHWQTMNLEAAGADPELGSAGRRLARELERVRHKVVRRRGFAEAVKAIDSFSLNAGLTGGGIAIGRHEPGQSPVDLELALLDVVDTLGPRLAKDGTGLALFIDELQDLDPTVTGAVIAAQHRAAQRGWPFILVGAGLPSVRGKLAAVRSYAERFSYTVVDKLDHESSRAALAQPAERLGVRFNSAGLDLIAGESQGYPFFLQTFGYHAWRLAEGTEIDQTDARQAIEDGWAELDDGFFTSRWERATKAERTFLEAMLPPASSPDPGVDAVAVGQVGARMGKSPSQLSTTRAALIAKGLVYAPERGRLAFTVPGIAAFIQRRSER